A section of the Engystomops pustulosus chromosome 3, aEngPut4.maternal, whole genome shotgun sequence genome encodes:
- the LOC140120777 gene encoding serine/threonine-protein kinase SBK1-like encodes MEPVFQTVEVEQITDCYRIVKRLGQGAYGQVLLAQDKLTGKPFALKLVRKDRTKLKSFLLELSLSISLSEHPGFITTYPIFTHTMDYYAMTQELATAGTLHHLIQAEVGLSEEIVKRCAVQISSALDYMHHKGLVHRDLKPDNVLLMDRDCHHIVLGDFGLTQPVGSIVTSMSHIIPYMSPELCDISDEEYLILHPSVDTWAFGVLLFVILTGYFPWRRAFSDDIMYLDYVYWLDNLSYIPPPARWDQFSPAAVTMLSNLLVPDQSCRHSVLSVLNYINFPWKTDVSGGNPWEAESPVDCDSDSQPIDQEGTTSSHTMEADNPVLIITEEDAMLTLGLEVEIS; translated from the exons ATGGAACCAGTCTTCCAAACTGTAGAGGTCGAGCAGATTACCGATTGCTACAGGATCGTCAAGAGGCTTGGTCAGGGGGCTTATGGACAAGTCCTACTTGCACAAGACAAACTTACAG GTAAACCGTTTGCACTGAAGTTGGTGAGAAAGGACCGGACCAAGTTGAAATCTTTTCTATTGGAACTGTCCCTATCAATCTCTCTCTCGGAGCACCCTGGATTTATTACAACCTACCCGATATTTACTCACACCATGGACTACTATGCTATGACTCAGGAGCTGGCAACAGCAGGAACACTGCATCACCTCATTCAAGCTGAG GTTGGACTTTCAGAAGAAATAGTAAAAAGATGTGCAGTCCAAATTTCCAGCGCTCTGGACTACATGCACCATAAAGGGTTGGTGCACAGGGATCTGAAGCCGGACAATGTCCTCCTCATGGACAGAGATTGCCATCATATCGTGCTTGGTGACTTTGGTTTAACTCAGCCTGTAGGTAGCATTGTAACCTCAATGTCGCACATTATCCCGTATATGTCTCCAGAGTTGTGTGACATCTCGGACGAGGAATATTTAATTTTACACCCTAGTGTAGATACCTGGGCTTTTGGGGTACTACTATTTGTCATCCTTACTGGATATTTTCCTTGGAGACGCGCCttcagtgatgacatcatgtaccTGGACTATGTATACTGGCTGGACAATCTGAGCTATATTCCCCCACCAGCTCGTTGGGACCAattttcccctgcagcagtcaccATGTTAAGCAATCTTCTTGTTCCGGACCAATCTTGTAGACACTCAGTTCTTTCAGTCTTAAATTACATTAATTTTCCCTGGAAAACTGATGTTAGTGGAGGCAACCCATGGGAGGCTGAAAGTCCAGTGGACTGTGACAGTGACAGTCAACCTATTGACCAAGAAGGTACCACGTCAAGCCATACAATGGAAGCGGATAATCCAGTTCTAATTATCACAGAGGAAGATGCTATGCTCACTCTTGGATTGGAAGTGGAAATTTCTTAG